The following proteins come from a genomic window of Microbacterium lemovicicum:
- a CDS encoding acyl-CoA carboxylase subunit epsilon, which translates to MTEETGSDAAATADAIVPLSIDVRRGSPSPEELAALVAVVSEAYATEAAAATASDTASGDAWRASQRGLRAPLRRDVGWARSGW; encoded by the coding sequence GTGACCGAGGAGACCGGATCGGATGCTGCGGCCACGGCCGACGCGATCGTGCCGCTGTCGATCGACGTCCGGCGGGGCAGCCCGTCGCCGGAGGAGCTCGCCGCACTCGTGGCGGTCGTGAGCGAGGCCTACGCGACGGAGGCCGCAGCCGCGACGGCGTCGGACACCGCGTCCGGAGACGCGTGGCGCGCCTCGCAGCGCGGGCTGCGCGCCCCGCTGCGGCGCGACGTCGGATGGGCTCGCAGCGGCTGGTGA
- a CDS encoding biotin--[acetyl-CoA-carboxylase] ligase: MPIPSEGYPLAAAVSPRVQVTERTDSTNADVVAAITADADLWPHLSLLLTRDQRAGRGRLDRSWTAPPETALAVSVVVRVDALPVAARGWIPLIAGAAMTRAVAAQLRGTGHSAGLKWPNDVLLDGAKVSGILAEAVNAHPDIVVIGSGVNTTMTAVDLPVETATSFAAVGVDVDEDRLLADYLGALDEQLSALAAAGGDAAASGVHAEISTLCTTVGSDVRVALPDGSSLEGRAVRIDADGRLVVDVDGDETAVAAGDVVHVR; this comes from the coding sequence ATGCCGATCCCCTCCGAGGGGTACCCCCTCGCAGCCGCCGTCAGCCCCCGCGTCCAGGTCACCGAGCGCACCGACTCCACCAATGCCGACGTGGTCGCAGCCATCACGGCCGACGCCGACCTCTGGCCGCATCTCTCGCTGCTGCTGACCCGCGATCAGCGCGCCGGCCGGGGCCGCCTGGACCGCAGCTGGACCGCTCCCCCCGAGACCGCGCTCGCCGTCTCGGTCGTGGTGCGCGTCGACGCCCTGCCCGTCGCCGCCCGAGGGTGGATCCCGCTGATCGCCGGAGCCGCGATGACCCGCGCGGTCGCCGCCCAGCTGCGCGGCACCGGCCACTCCGCCGGCCTCAAGTGGCCGAACGACGTGCTGCTGGACGGTGCCAAGGTGAGCGGCATCCTGGCCGAGGCGGTTAACGCTCACCCTGACATCGTCGTCATCGGCTCCGGTGTGAACACGACGATGACGGCGGTCGACCTGCCGGTCGAAACGGCGACCTCCTTCGCCGCGGTCGGCGTGGACGTCGACGAGGACCGCCTCCTGGCGGACTACCTCGGTGCCCTCGACGAACAGCTCTCGGCTCTCGCCGCCGCAGGAGGGGATGCCGCGGCATCCGGAGTCCACGCGGAGATCTCGACGCTCTGCACGACCGTCGGGTCGGACGTGCGCGTCGCGCTGCCGGACGGCTCGTCGCTCGAGGGGCGCGCCGTGCGCATCGACGCCGACGGACGCCTCGTCGTCGACGTGGACGGAGACGAAACGGCTGTCGCCGCGGGCGACGTCGTCCACGTGCGCTGA
- a CDS encoding sensor histidine kinase — protein MAIDSERAVLDEAWGHISQTRDTSVGLGSFTRQRIERIIGYAAALGSTILGGQAVAGVFGSVEEQPEWKLPLLLLTFLPLAAMIAACMFGRFVRTAAGVFAVAYVVALILWPLASTGSAPEPGGNPPWIYLFVNISTLAAVLAFPLALQLAWTIAIPLLWGLVRLIQVDFDSAFTVYLALDVSFTLMLGGVLMALGWVFRSLASNVDGTRARAVDAYADAAASAASEQERFAVAALMHDSVLAALIAVERAATPRERTLAAAMSREALTRLANAEQDSGEGSDAPRPIDSVADDIEREAGELGVQLSVARSIAPAAPPIPGRVARALALAATQGVANAVQHAGGRGLSVSVSATDTPAVVRIAVRDTGAGFDFSAVPDDRLGIRASIIARVAAIGGSTDIVSDTAGTTITLEWGHPEQ, from the coding sequence GTGGCGATTGACTCCGAGCGCGCCGTCCTCGACGAGGCCTGGGGGCACATCTCCCAGACCCGCGACACCAGCGTGGGGCTCGGCTCGTTCACGCGTCAGCGTATCGAGCGCATCATCGGCTACGCCGCCGCGCTCGGCTCCACCATTCTGGGCGGCCAGGCTGTCGCCGGTGTCTTCGGCAGTGTCGAGGAGCAGCCCGAGTGGAAGCTGCCTCTCCTTCTCCTGACCTTCCTGCCCCTGGCGGCGATGATCGCCGCCTGTATGTTCGGCCGGTTCGTCCGCACGGCGGCCGGCGTCTTCGCCGTCGCCTACGTCGTCGCCCTCATCCTGTGGCCGCTCGCGTCAACGGGGTCCGCGCCGGAGCCCGGCGGTAATCCTCCCTGGATCTACCTCTTCGTCAACATCTCGACGCTTGCCGCTGTGCTTGCCTTCCCCCTGGCGCTGCAGCTCGCGTGGACGATTGCGATCCCGTTGCTCTGGGGCCTCGTCCGCCTGATCCAGGTGGACTTCGACAGCGCTTTCACCGTCTATCTCGCCCTCGACGTCTCCTTCACCCTGATGCTCGGCGGCGTCCTGATGGCGCTGGGGTGGGTGTTCCGCTCGCTCGCGTCGAACGTCGACGGCACGCGGGCTCGCGCGGTGGACGCCTACGCCGACGCCGCGGCGTCGGCGGCCTCGGAGCAGGAGCGGTTCGCCGTCGCCGCTCTCATGCACGACAGCGTGCTCGCGGCCCTCATCGCCGTGGAGCGCGCGGCGACGCCGCGAGAGCGGACGCTGGCCGCGGCGATGTCGCGCGAAGCGCTCACCCGCCTCGCCAATGCCGAACAGGACTCCGGCGAAGGCAGCGACGCTCCGCGCCCGATCGACTCGGTGGCCGACGACATCGAGAGGGAAGCCGGCGAGCTCGGCGTACAGCTCTCGGTCGCGCGCTCCATCGCTCCGGCGGCGCCGCCCATCCCCGGGCGCGTGGCTCGTGCGCTCGCGCTCGCTGCCACCCAGGGCGTCGCCAACGCCGTCCAGCACGCGGGCGGACGGGGCCTGTCCGTCTCGGTCTCGGCGACGGACACGCCGGCGGTGGTGCGCATCGCCGTCCGCGACACCGGCGCCGGGTTCGACTTCTCCGCCGTGCCCGACGACCGCCTCGGCATCCGAGCCTCGATCATCGCCCGCGTGGCCGCCATCGGCGGATCGACGGACATCGTCTCGGACACCGCAGGAACGACCATCACGCTCGAGTGGGGACACCCGGAGCAATGA
- a CDS encoding Maf family protein, which translates to MRVCLASTSPARLMLLRQAGIEPETMSPLVDEEAVIAEVEAATGRLDPDAHVLLLAERKAEDVATRLAADDPGFDGIVIGGDSMFALGDEILGKPLLPDVAVARWKDMRGRTGVLHSGHSVIRLSPDAAPTRAQAVAAASVSFAADVTDDEIAAYVATGEPLQVAGAFTVDSLGGAFIERVEGDPSTVVGMSLSTLRRLVRELGVDWPALWNQI; encoded by the coding sequence ATGCGCGTCTGCCTGGCCTCCACCTCCCCCGCCCGACTGATGCTGCTGCGGCAGGCCGGCATCGAGCCGGAGACGATGTCGCCGCTCGTCGACGAGGAGGCGGTCATCGCCGAGGTCGAGGCCGCGACGGGTCGGCTCGATCCTGACGCGCACGTGCTCCTCCTCGCGGAGCGGAAGGCGGAGGATGTCGCCACCCGCCTCGCCGCGGACGATCCGGGCTTCGACGGCATCGTCATCGGGGGCGACTCGATGTTCGCGCTGGGCGACGAGATCCTCGGCAAGCCGCTCCTGCCCGACGTCGCCGTCGCGCGGTGGAAGGACATGCGCGGACGCACGGGCGTGCTGCACTCCGGACACAGCGTGATCCGGCTCTCGCCGGACGCCGCTCCCACGCGCGCGCAGGCGGTGGCCGCGGCATCCGTCTCCTTCGCCGCCGACGTCACCGACGACGAGATCGCCGCGTACGTGGCCACCGGCGAGCCGCTGCAGGTCGCGGGCGCGTTCACCGTCGACAGTCTCGGCGGCGCCTTCATCGAGCGCGTCGAGGGCGACCCGTCCACGGTCGTCGGGATGTCGCTGTCCACCCTCCGGCGCCTGGTGCGCGAGCTCGGCGTGGACTGGCCGGCGCTGTGGAACCAGATCTGA
- a CDS encoding PH domain-containing protein: protein MTQPTPYAGRPQMPAPGAPTPELRIARFRRHARRLFWCAIVLIAVAGAVGYFLGNLPDPFEDWMLLAAAGLVVLLLVVLPFLSWAGHTFTVTTRRVIERSGIFGRHSRELSHVRGYSIQERRGIGQRLWGAGTLTLSNGVDVPMRLADIPSVQLVHEVLADQVEVNQILAHRDSQAYPGPPPPLPS from the coding sequence GTGACTCAGCCGACGCCGTATGCGGGGCGTCCACAGATGCCCGCGCCGGGAGCGCCGACCCCGGAGCTGCGCATCGCGCGCTTCCGCCGCCACGCCCGCCGGCTGTTCTGGTGCGCGATCGTCCTGATCGCCGTGGCGGGGGCGGTCGGCTACTTCCTCGGCAATCTCCCCGACCCGTTCGAGGACTGGATGCTGCTGGCGGCGGCGGGCCTCGTCGTGCTGCTGCTGGTCGTGCTGCCGTTCCTGTCGTGGGCCGGTCACACCTTCACCGTCACGACCCGCCGGGTCATCGAGCGCTCGGGGATCTTCGGGCGCCACTCGCGCGAGCTGTCCCACGTGCGGGGGTACAGCATCCAGGAGCGCCGCGGCATCGGTCAGCGCCTGTGGGGCGCCGGCACGCTCACCCTCTCGAACGGCGTGGACGTGCCCATGCGCCTCGCCGACATCCCCAGCGTGCAGCTCGTGCACGAGGTGCTCGCCGACCAGGTCGAGGTCAACCAGATCCTGGCGCACCGCGATTCGCAGGCCTACCCCGGTCCGCCGCCCCCACTGCCCTCCTGA
- a CDS encoding acetyl/propionyl/methylcrotonyl-CoA carboxylase subunit alpha, whose translation MPEIAKVLIANRGEIAVRVIRAARDSGRASVAVYADQDRDAMHTRLADESYALEGSTSADTYLSIDKILSVARRSGADAVHPGYGFLAENADFARAVIAAGLTWIGPSPDAIEALGDKVTARHVAEKVGAPLAPGTPGPVDGADEVVAFAEEFGLPIAIKAAYGGGGRGLKVARTIEEIPELFESATREAIAAFGRGECFVEKYLDKPRHVETQCLADAAGTVVVVSTRDCSLQRRHQKLVEEAPAPFLTEEQNRLLYESSKAILKEVGYVGAGTCEFLIGADGTVSFLEVNTRLQVEHPVSEEVTGIDLVREQFRIAEGGTLDYHDPEPVGHSIEFRINGEDPGRGFLPQPGTINVFKTFGGPGVRLDSGVTAGDSVSGAFDSLLGKIIVSGRDRAEALERSRRALDEFEVSGMPTVLPFHRKVVSDPAFTAEDGRFGVFTRWIETEFVNDIPPWDGEAGVPKADETRHTVVVEVSGKRLEVSLPDRIVAAPSAAGRPAAVPPSRRSHATTVMAGASGDAVTSPMQATVVKLAVEEGQQVVKGDLVVVLEAMKMEQPIQAHKDGVVGSVNATPGATVSAGHALLTIS comes from the coding sequence ATGCCTGAGATCGCCAAGGTGCTCATCGCGAACCGCGGCGAGATCGCCGTTCGTGTCATCCGCGCCGCGAGGGACTCCGGACGCGCGTCCGTGGCCGTCTACGCCGACCAGGACCGGGACGCGATGCACACGCGGCTCGCGGACGAGTCGTACGCCCTCGAAGGGTCGACCAGCGCCGACACCTATCTCTCGATCGACAAGATCCTCTCGGTCGCCCGGCGCTCCGGCGCCGATGCCGTGCACCCGGGCTACGGCTTCCTCGCCGAGAACGCCGACTTCGCCCGCGCGGTCATCGCCGCGGGTCTCACCTGGATCGGCCCGTCGCCCGACGCCATCGAGGCGCTCGGCGACAAGGTCACCGCGCGCCACGTCGCCGAGAAGGTGGGCGCCCCGCTCGCCCCCGGCACCCCCGGTCCCGTCGACGGCGCCGACGAGGTCGTCGCGTTCGCCGAGGAGTTCGGCCTGCCGATCGCCATCAAGGCGGCCTACGGCGGCGGCGGACGCGGCCTCAAGGTGGCCCGCACCATCGAGGAGATCCCCGAGCTGTTCGAGTCCGCGACGCGCGAGGCGATCGCGGCGTTCGGCCGCGGCGAGTGCTTCGTCGAGAAGTACCTCGACAAGCCGCGTCACGTCGAGACCCAGTGCCTCGCGGATGCCGCGGGCACGGTCGTCGTCGTCTCGACCCGCGACTGCTCGCTGCAGCGTCGCCACCAGAAGCTCGTCGAGGAGGCTCCCGCACCCTTCCTCACCGAGGAGCAGAACCGGCTGCTCTACGAGTCGTCGAAGGCCATCCTGAAAGAGGTCGGCTACGTCGGCGCAGGAACGTGCGAGTTCCTCATCGGCGCCGACGGCACCGTGTCGTTCCTCGAGGTGAACACGCGTCTCCAGGTCGAGCACCCCGTCTCCGAGGAGGTCACGGGCATCGACCTCGTCCGCGAGCAGTTCCGCATCGCCGAGGGCGGCACCCTGGACTACCACGACCCCGAGCCGGTCGGGCACTCCATCGAGTTCCGCATCAACGGCGAGGATCCGGGGCGCGGCTTCCTCCCGCAGCCCGGCACCATCAACGTCTTCAAGACCTTCGGCGGCCCCGGCGTGCGTCTGGACTCCGGCGTGACCGCCGGCGACAGCGTCAGCGGCGCCTTCGACTCGCTGCTGGGCAAGATCATCGTCAGCGGCCGCGACCGCGCGGAGGCGCTGGAGCGCTCCCGTCGCGCGCTCGACGAGTTCGAGGTCTCGGGCATGCCGACCGTGCTGCCCTTCCACCGCAAGGTGGTCAGCGACCCCGCCTTCACGGCGGAAGACGGCCGGTTCGGGGTGTTCACCCGCTGGATCGAGACCGAGTTCGTCAACGACATCCCGCCGTGGGACGGCGAGGCCGGAGTCCCGAAGGCCGACGAGACGCGCCACACCGTCGTCGTGGAGGTCTCGGGCAAGCGGCTCGAGGTCAGCCTCCCCGACCGCATCGTGGCCGCGCCGTCGGCCGCCGGTCGCCCGGCGGCGGTCCCGCCGTCACGGCGCTCGCACGCGACGACCGTCATGGCCGGCGCCTCGGGTGACGCCGTCACGTCGCCGATGCAGGCGACCGTCGTGAAGCTCGCCGTCGAGGAGGGCCAGCAGGTCGTCAAGGGCGACCTCGTCGTCGTGCTCGAGGCCATGAAGATGGAGCAGCCGATCCAGGCCCACAAGGACGGCGTCGTTGGTTCGGTCAACGCGACGCCCGGTGCCACCGTGTCGGCCGGGCACGCGCTCCTGACGATCTCCTAG
- a CDS encoding class I SAM-dependent RNA methyltransferase translates to MLGPVDSGDVLDLDITDVAHGGVFVARLPAGDADQGRGRVVFVPDAIPGERIRARLTDVGKASFWRAEALEVLDASPHRQAHVWRQADIDVPPEDRPGGADFGHIALEHQRTLKLEVLQDALTRIGRVDVPATMEGALPVMDAEGAVAAEESPDATRWRTRVSLHVDAEGRIGPYAARSHRVVPVADQPLATAAIEEAARHISGTRGRIDFVQPADGRVRTVARPDSDRPVRGRRRPTAHPADARAAREVVIERVGDREFRVDAAGFWQVHRLSASSLTRAVTDALVGTVDGDAAHLDLYGGVGMLAAAVGDAGGPGTRVTSVESDARATEHAGENLAEWVGARAETARVDRYLQRLIADASAAERSRLARGVVVLDPPRAGAGADVVEAIAELDPARIVYVACDPVALARDLATFADRGYVVDGAVRAIDLFPHSHHVEAVAALTPSRLAR, encoded by the coding sequence ATGCTCGGACCCGTGGACAGCGGAGACGTTCTTGACCTCGACATCACCGATGTCGCCCACGGCGGTGTGTTCGTCGCCCGGCTGCCGGCGGGGGACGCCGACCAGGGGCGCGGCCGCGTCGTGTTCGTGCCGGACGCGATCCCGGGGGAGCGCATCCGCGCGCGACTGACGGACGTGGGCAAGGCGTCGTTCTGGCGCGCCGAGGCCCTCGAGGTCCTGGATGCCTCGCCCCACCGCCAGGCGCATGTGTGGCGTCAGGCCGACATCGACGTGCCGCCGGAGGATCGCCCGGGCGGCGCGGACTTCGGACACATCGCGCTCGAGCACCAGCGGACGCTGAAGCTGGAGGTGCTGCAGGACGCGCTCACCCGCATCGGCCGGGTCGACGTGCCTGCGACGATGGAGGGCGCCCTGCCGGTCATGGACGCCGAGGGTGCCGTCGCGGCCGAGGAGTCCCCGGATGCCACGCGGTGGCGCACCCGCGTCAGCCTGCACGTCGACGCGGAGGGCCGGATCGGACCGTACGCCGCCCGCAGCCACCGGGTGGTGCCGGTCGCGGACCAGCCGCTCGCCACCGCCGCGATCGAGGAGGCCGCGCGGCACATCTCCGGCACGCGGGGCCGCATCGACTTCGTCCAGCCCGCCGACGGCAGGGTGCGCACCGTCGCCCGACCCGACTCCGATCGTCCGGTGCGCGGACGTCGGCGTCCCACCGCCCATCCCGCAGACGCACGCGCAGCGCGCGAGGTCGTCATCGAGCGCGTGGGCGACCGCGAGTTCCGCGTCGACGCGGCCGGCTTCTGGCAGGTGCACCGCCTGTCGGCGTCCTCGCTGACCCGCGCCGTGACGGACGCGCTCGTCGGCACCGTCGACGGCGACGCCGCACACCTCGACCTCTACGGCGGGGTCGGCATGCTCGCCGCCGCGGTCGGGGATGCCGGTGGCCCGGGCACCCGGGTCACGTCGGTCGAGTCCGACGCGCGGGCGACGGAGCACGCCGGCGAGAACCTGGCGGAATGGGTCGGCGCCCGGGCCGAGACCGCGCGCGTGGACCGCTACCTCCAGCGCCTCATCGCCGACGCATCGGCGGCGGAGCGGTCGCGGCTGGCGCGCGGTGTGGTCGTGCTCGACCCGCCGCGGGCGGGTGCGGGAGCGGACGTCGTCGAGGCGATCGCCGAGCTCGATCCGGCCCGCATCGTCTACGTCGCCTGCGACCCGGTCGCGCTGGCCCGCGACCTCGCGACGTTCGCCGACCGGGGGTACGTCGTGGACGGCGCCGTGCGCGCGATCGACCTGTTCCCGCACTCGCACCACGTCGAGGCGGTCGCCGCCCTCACTCCCTCTAGGCTGGCCCGATGA
- a CDS encoding response regulator yields the protein MTRVALIDDHESVRLGLEAACARSGNDVVFSGAGVAEYVEWRESTRSRPADVVVLDLTLGDGSTVTENVSRLVAEGSSVIIHSIADRPAAVREAIAAGAAGVVSKSSPIGDVAAAIRTVAQGELLDNVEWASAVEGDREFADAQLSTREREVLRLYAAGLPLKVVADRLGVAYSTAKENITRVRLKYVEVGRPAPTKVDLLRRAMEDGIVSSEGSRGD from the coding sequence ATGACACGGGTGGCGCTGATCGACGACCATGAGTCCGTGCGGCTCGGGCTCGAGGCCGCGTGCGCACGATCGGGTAACGACGTCGTCTTCTCCGGCGCCGGGGTGGCGGAGTACGTCGAGTGGCGAGAGTCCACCCGATCGCGTCCCGCGGACGTCGTCGTGCTGGACCTCACCCTGGGCGACGGCTCCACGGTCACCGAGAACGTCAGCCGCCTCGTGGCGGAGGGGTCGAGCGTCATCATCCATTCCATCGCCGACCGCCCCGCCGCGGTGCGCGAGGCGATCGCCGCCGGAGCTGCGGGGGTGGTGAGCAAGTCCTCGCCCATCGGCGATGTGGCCGCGGCCATCCGCACGGTGGCGCAGGGCGAGCTGCTCGACAACGTCGAGTGGGCCAGCGCCGTCGAGGGCGACCGCGAGTTCGCAGACGCGCAGCTCTCGACGCGTGAGCGCGAGGTGCTCCGGCTGTACGCCGCCGGGCTCCCGCTCAAGGTGGTCGCCGACCGCCTGGGCGTCGCCTACTCGACCGCCAAGGAGAACATCACCCGCGTGCGGCTCAAGTACGTCGAGGTGGGCCGCCCGGCTCCGACGAAGGTCGATCTGCTGCGACGCGCCATGGAAGACGGGATCGTGTCGTCGGAGGGCAGCCGTGGCGATTGA
- a CDS encoding NAD(P)H-quinone dehydrogenase, producing the protein MEDMSLSFESSQSVAIIGGGPGGYEAAIAGAQLGADVTLIERVGIGGSAVITDVVPSKSLIATADAAVAVSEATDLGVQFFAKGGDGRPLRPEIAINLAAVNKRLLSLARQQSDDMRASLVEAGVRIISGHGRLDSDRGVIISTGPDGTDFDRVEADTLVIATGSSPRELPSARPDGQRIFTWTQLYDMKALPAHLIVVGSGVTGAEFASAYMNLGAKVTLISSRDQVLPGEDKDAAAVLEKVFKRGGMTVLSKSRAESVVNIGDGVTVTLSSGQVVEGSHCLLAVGSIPNTAGLGLEEAGVQMTDSGHIQVNRVARTSVPNVYAAGDCTTFVPLASVASMQGRTAVFHALGDVVIPLERRRIASNIFTAPEIATVGWQEKDIEDGLIDGVVKKLPLAANPRAKMMGIRDGFVKVIARKGSGTVIGAVIVAPRASELIYPLGIAVERRMTVDQVSRVFAVYPSLTGSITDAMRSMHSVDHSDAARG; encoded by the coding sequence ATGGAAGACATGTCGTTGAGCTTCGAGAGCAGCCAGAGCGTCGCCATCATCGGCGGCGGACCGGGGGGATACGAGGCGGCGATCGCGGGGGCGCAGCTCGGGGCCGACGTGACACTGATCGAGCGGGTCGGCATCGGCGGATCCGCGGTGATCACCGACGTGGTCCCGTCGAAGTCGCTCATCGCCACCGCGGATGCCGCCGTCGCCGTCTCGGAGGCGACCGACCTCGGCGTGCAGTTCTTCGCGAAGGGCGGCGACGGACGACCGCTGCGGCCCGAGATCGCCATCAACCTCGCCGCCGTCAACAAGCGCCTGCTGTCGCTGGCGCGCCAGCAGTCCGACGACATGCGCGCCTCGCTCGTCGAGGCGGGGGTGCGGATCATCTCGGGCCACGGGCGACTGGACAGCGATCGCGGCGTCATCATCTCGACCGGCCCCGACGGCACCGACTTCGACCGCGTCGAGGCCGACACCCTGGTCATCGCGACCGGATCGTCGCCCCGCGAGCTGCCGTCGGCCCGGCCCGACGGCCAGCGCATCTTCACCTGGACCCAGCTGTACGACATGAAGGCGCTGCCGGCGCACCTGATCGTGGTCGGCTCGGGTGTGACGGGTGCGGAGTTCGCGTCGGCGTACATGAACCTCGGCGCGAAGGTGACGCTGATCTCCAGCCGCGATCAGGTGCTCCCGGGCGAGGACAAGGACGCGGCGGCGGTGCTCGAGAAGGTCTTCAAGCGCGGCGGCATGACCGTCCTATCGAAGTCGCGCGCCGAGTCTGTCGTCAACATCGGCGACGGGGTGACGGTGACGCTCTCCAGCGGGCAGGTCGTCGAGGGCAGCCACTGCCTGCTGGCGGTCGGCTCCATCCCCAACACCGCCGGCCTGGGGCTCGAGGAGGCGGGCGTGCAGATGACCGACTCCGGTCACATCCAGGTCAACCGCGTCGCGCGCACCTCGGTGCCCAACGTCTACGCCGCCGGCGACTGCACCACGTTCGTGCCGCTCGCCTCGGTCGCATCGATGCAGGGGCGCACGGCGGTGTTCCACGCGCTCGGCGACGTGGTCATCCCGCTGGAGCGGCGCCGCATCGCGTCGAACATCTTCACCGCTCCCGAGATCGCGACCGTCGGCTGGCAGGAGAAGGACATCGAGGACGGCCTCATCGACGGCGTCGTGAAGAAGCTGCCGCTGGCGGCCAACCCGCGCGCCAAGATGATGGGCATCCGCGACGGCTTCGTGAAGGTGATCGCGCGCAAGGGCAGCGGCACCGTCATCGGCGCCGTCATCGTCGCCCCCCGCGCCTCGGAGCTCATCTACCCGCTCGGCATCGCCGTGGAGCGGCGGATGACGGTGGACCAGGTCTCGCGGGTGTTCGCGGTGTACCCGTCCCTGACCGGCAGCATCACCGACGCGATGCGCTCGATGCACTCCGTCGACCACTCGGACGCCGCGCGCGGCTGA
- a CDS encoding acyl-CoA carboxylase subunit beta produces MGLLARVESVTDQPDLFTTAGKIADLRERYADAVVRAEESAQAKQHAKGKGTARERIVQLVDPGSFVELDEYVRHRTTAFGMDRSRPYGDSVVTGVGTIHGRTVAVYSQDFSTFGGSLGEVAGDKIIKVMEFALRGGMPCIGILDSGGARIQEGVVALGKYGEIFRLNTQASGVIPQISIIMGPAAGGAVYSPALTDFVIMVDKTSQMFVTGPDVIKTVTGEDVGMEELGGAYTHNTRSGVAHYLAEDEEDALDYARTLVGFLPDNNMAELPVYESAFEFETTDADRTLNTLIPDSPNQPYDIHTVISHIVDQGDFLEVQPLFAPNIVIGFGRVEGRTVGIIANQPSQMAGTLNIQAGEKASRFVRFCDAFSVPILTLVDVPGYLPGTDQEWEGVIRRGAKLLYAYAEATVPLVTVILRKAYGGAYIVMGSKQLGADINLAWPTAEIAVMGGQGAVNILYRGEIRKAEEAGEDVAAVRTRLANQYTYDVASPFLAAERGELDGIIEPAQTRVSIAKALRALRGKRASLPPKKHGNIPL; encoded by the coding sequence ATGGGCCTGCTCGCTAGGGTGGAATCCGTGACCGATCAGCCCGACCTCTTCACCACCGCCGGAAAGATCGCCGACCTCAGGGAGCGCTACGCCGACGCCGTCGTGCGCGCCGAGGAGAGCGCTCAGGCCAAGCAGCACGCGAAGGGCAAGGGCACGGCGCGCGAACGCATCGTCCAGCTCGTCGACCCCGGCAGCTTCGTCGAGCTCGACGAGTACGTGCGCCACCGCACCACCGCCTTCGGCATGGACCGCTCCCGCCCTTACGGCGACTCGGTCGTCACGGGCGTCGGCACCATCCACGGGCGGACCGTGGCGGTCTACTCGCAGGACTTCTCGACCTTCGGCGGGTCGCTCGGCGAGGTCGCCGGCGACAAGATCATCAAGGTGATGGAGTTCGCCCTCCGCGGCGGGATGCCCTGCATCGGCATCCTCGACTCCGGCGGAGCCCGCATCCAGGAGGGTGTCGTCGCGCTCGGCAAGTACGGCGAGATCTTCCGCCTGAACACGCAGGCCTCGGGCGTCATCCCGCAGATCTCGATCATCATGGGACCGGCCGCCGGCGGCGCCGTGTACTCCCCCGCCCTCACCGACTTCGTGATCATGGTCGACAAGACCAGCCAGATGTTCGTCACCGGTCCCGATGTCATCAAGACGGTCACCGGCGAGGACGTCGGCATGGAGGAGCTGGGCGGCGCCTACACGCACAACACCCGCTCCGGCGTCGCGCACTACCTCGCGGAGGACGAGGAGGACGCGCTCGACTACGCGCGCACCCTCGTCGGCTTCCTCCCCGACAACAACATGGCGGAGCTCCCGGTCTACGAGTCGGCGTTCGAGTTCGAGACCACCGACGCCGATCGCACGCTGAACACGCTGATCCCGGATTCGCCGAACCAGCCGTACGACATCCACACGGTCATCTCGCACATCGTCGACCAGGGCGATTTCCTCGAGGTGCAGCCGCTCTTCGCGCCGAACATCGTCATCGGCTTCGGCCGCGTTGAGGGCCGGACGGTCGGCATCATCGCGAACCAGCCGTCGCAGATGGCCGGCACGCTCAACATCCAGGCGGGCGAGAAGGCCAGCCGCTTCGTGCGGTTCTGCGACGCGTTCTCGGTGCCGATCCTCACCCTCGTCGACGTGCCGGGCTACCTGCCGGGCACCGACCAGGAGTGGGAGGGCGTCATCCGCCGCGGCGCCAAGCTGCTCTACGCCTATGCCGAGGCGACGGTGCCCCTGGTCACCGTCATCCTGCGCAAGGCCTACGGCGGCGCGTACATCGTCATGGGGTCCAAGCAGCTCGGCGCCGACATCAACCTCGCGTGGCCGACCGCCGAGATCGCCGTCATGGGCGGTCAGGGCGCGGTGAACATCCTCTACCGCGGAGAGATCCGCAAGGCCGAAGAGGCCGGCGAAGACGTGGCGGCCGTCCGCACGCGCCTGGCGAATCAGTACACCTACGATGTGGCCTCGCCGTTCCTCGCGGCCGAGCGCGGCGAGCTGGACGGCATCATCGAGCCGGCGCAGACGCGCGTGTCGATCGCCAAGGCCCTGCGCGCGCTGCGCGGCAAGCGCGCCAGCCTGCCGCCCAAGAAGCACGGGAACATCCCCCTGTGA